A part of Syntrophomonadaceae bacterium genomic DNA contains:
- the rplQ gene encoding 50S ribosomal protein L17: MGYRRFGLRMDHRRAMLRNIVTSLLKEERIETTEQRAKDLRSIAEKMVTLGKQGDLHARRQALAYLLDEDVVTKLFKEIAPRYQNRQGGYTRIMKTNFRRGDAASLVLIELVK; this comes from the coding sequence ATGGGTTATCGCAGGTTTGGCTTGCGGATGGATCATCGCCGGGCCATGCTTAGAAATATTGTTACATCACTGCTCAAAGAAGAACGAATTGAAACTACTGAGCAAAGAGCCAAGGATTTGAGAAGTATTGCTGAAAAAATGGTAACTCTCGGGAAGCAGGGCGACCTTCATGCTCGCAGGCAGGCGTTGGCCTACCTATTGGATGAGGACGTAGTCACCAAACTTTTTAAAGAAATCGCTCCTCGTTACCAAAACAGGCAGGGCGGTTACACTCGGATAATGAAAACCAATTTTCGCCGCGGGGATGCCGCTTCCTTGGTCTTAATCGAATTGGTTAAATAG
- a CDS encoding energy-coupling factor transporter ATPase, whose protein sequence is MVAALSQPAPSPDTPLSPSGGARPGASRRQVKSGCVTEEPGTKPPAEARNHLKSIKLEQVSYTYKKGTPYQAEALIDVSVEIRQGEFVAIIGATGSGKSTLVQHFNGLLKPTTGRVYLHGIDTSAKGVSLQELRKRVGLLFQYPEHQLFEETVWRDISFGPRNMGISEPELTKRVQRSMELVGLDPKTLGNRSPFSLSGGQMRRVALAGVMAMEPEALILDEPTAGLDPKGRADVLALILSLHKKLGITVVLVSHSMEDVARLADRILVLDNGRLVMDGAPKGIFARGEELQEFGLDVPLVTTLMCKLRQGGIPVSTGVFTVEEARASILQAIRGNAND, encoded by the coding sequence ATGGTAGCGGCCTTGTCCCAGCCGGCCCCCAGCCCGGATACCCCTCTTTCTCCAAGCGGCGGGGCCAGACCCGGTGCAAGCCGCAGGCAGGTAAAGAGCGGTTGCGTCACTGAAGAGCCGGGGACAAAACCCCCCGCTGAAGCCAGGAACCACTTGAAGTCAATTAAGCTTGAACAGGTGAGCTATACTTATAAAAAGGGTACTCCCTACCAGGCGGAGGCCCTTATCGATGTCAGCGTGGAAATCAGGCAAGGGGAGTTTGTGGCCATTATCGGCGCTACGGGCTCCGGCAAGTCTACCCTTGTTCAGCACTTCAACGGGCTTTTGAAACCGACTACGGGCAGAGTATACCTTCATGGCATCGATACTTCAGCAAAAGGGGTTTCCTTGCAAGAGCTGCGGAAAAGGGTAGGCCTCCTCTTTCAGTACCCGGAGCACCAGCTCTTTGAAGAGACTGTTTGGCGGGATATTTCCTTTGGTCCCAGGAATATGGGAATCTCCGAACCCGAGCTGACTAAGAGAGTACAGCGGTCGATGGAACTGGTGGGATTAGATCCTAAGACACTGGGTAACCGATCACCTTTTAGCCTCAGCGGGGGGCAGATGCGGCGGGTAGCTCTTGCCGGGGTGATGGCGATGGAGCCCGAAGCCCTGATCCTGGATGAACCAACGGCAGGACTTGACCCAAAAGGCCGGGCGGACGTCCTGGCTTTGATCCTTTCCTTGCACAAAAAACTTGGAATTACGGTAGTCCTTGTTTCGCACAGTATGGAAGACGTAGCGCGGCTGGCAGACAGGATTCTGGTGTTGGACAATGGCAGGCTGGTCATGGATGGGGCACCCAAAGGAATATTTGCCCGGGGGGAAGAGCTGCAGGAATTCGGTCTGGATGTGCCGCTGGTCACCACCTTGATGTGCAAATTAAGGCAGGGGGGGATCCCAGTTTCCACCGGGGTATTTACCGTGGAAGAGGCCCGGGCATCAATCCTGCAGGCTATAAGGGGAAATGCCAATGATTGA